In Leptolyngbya subtilissima AS-A7, the genomic window GAGAATGCCTTCTTCTCGGGCCAGGCGGCGACTGTAGCTGACGGCGGTTTCGCTGTCGATCTGAATTACTTCGTCAATTAGATCAATGTTCAGCACTTCGGGCACAAAGCCTGCGCCAATGCCCTGAATTTTGTGGGGGCCGGGGGTACCGCCAGAGAGGACGTGGCTTTCGACGGGTTCCACAGCAATGGCTTGAAACCCTGGTTTGCGCTGCTTCAGCACCTCGGCTACGCCGGTGATGGTGCCGCCGGTGCCGACTCCAGCAATCAAAATATCGATCGCCCCCTCGGTATCGGCCCACAGTTCCTCAGCGGTAGTTTCGCGGTGGATTTTTGGATTGGCCGGGTTGCGGAACTGCTGAAGCATGTGGGCATCGGGTAAGAAATCGACAATTTCTACGGCCCGTCGAATGGCTCCGACCATGCCCTGGCTGCCGGGGGTTAACTCTAGCTGCGCGCCGTAAGCTTGCAGCATTGCCCGCCGCTCCAGGCTCATGGTGTCGGGCATGGTCAAAATTAGCCGGTAGCCCTTGGCGGCGGCGACTAGGGCCAGGGCAATGCCGGTGTTACCGGAGGTAGGTTCTACCAAAATCGTGGATTCTGGGTTGATGAGACCCGCATCTTCAGCTGCCTGAATCATGCTGGCCCCAATGCGATCTTTGACCGAGGCGGCGGGGTTGAAGCTCTCTAGTTTGAAGACAATGTGGGCCACGGCTCCCTCAGACTGAGGAATGCGATTGAGTCGCACCATGGGGGTGTGGCCGATGAGGTCGGTGATGTTGTTAGCGATTGGCATGGGGAAAGGGGTGGGGGGTGGATGGGTGAGGAGTAGGGGGTGAATGGGTGAAGGGCTTCGTAAGTTTTCAGAACCAACGGGCTTCTACCTCCTACCCCTCACTCCCTACTCTCTACTGTCTAAGAAAAATCTGTCATTGCCACAGACTTAGTCGCGTTTTGGTGACGTTGTGTAGATAAACCAGTAGCAGACTGCCTAGCAACAGTGGCGCGATTAGGGCAATTACAACATAGCCGCGGCCGTGGCTCCAGCGGCTTTTTAGGGGTTTAGGCAGGGAGTGAATGAGTAGGGGGGTGGAAGGGTAAGGTTGCTGAGTTTCAGCCTGATTGAGAGAGAAGGAAGTCATGGCAAAAAGTAAAGAGAGAAGAGAGAACAACGGAAAATTTGACTAGAGAAGGCGCGGAGACAGGCTTTAGGCCAAGGGCTGAGCCGGTCATCTAGGGTTCCCCCTTTGGCCGTTGGGTTTGTTGTGCCCCGCAGTGAAACCCTGGGTTGTGGTGAAGAAAACTTAAAGTCGTCTGTGCCCCGCTGGCGCTGTTTAGTAATGCCAGCCGTCGCCATCGGGGTTGCCTTTGCCCTGAATGACGAGGGGATATTTTTGCAGCTGGCTCAGCCAGCACTGCACCGCGTTGAGTGGGCCAGATAGCTCAACTTCTAGGGCCGTCGATTGGGCCGAACTGCTGATCGAGAGCGTGGTTGGCTGCCCAGTTAACGCAATGGCTCGCACCACGACCCGACAGCTTTCGGCCAGCTCTTCAAGCAGCGTTTTAACGGAGATTTGGGGAGAACCGTAAATTCTAAGCCTGAGCTGAGTTTGGGGAGTTGTCATGGTGCGTAAACCAACGGAAACAACAGGTGAAAATCGTTGAGGACTAGGAATAGTGAAGGTGCGTCTAGTCATCTTGGGAGAAAAGCAGTGGGTGAGCGCGCCGATCAGTTGGAGCAGGTGACGGTGCGTCGGCAGAACGCTTTTTTGATGAGGGCGATC contains:
- the cysK gene encoding cysteine synthase A, which encodes MPIANNITDLIGHTPMVRLNRIPQSEGAVAHIVFKLESFNPAASVKDRIGASMIQAAEDAGLINPESTILVEPTSGNTGIALALVAAAKGYRLILTMPDTMSLERRAMLQAYGAQLELTPGSQGMVGAIRRAVEIVDFLPDAHMLQQFRNPANPKIHRETTAEELWADTEGAIDILIAGVGTGGTITGVAEVLKQRKPGFQAIAVEPVESHVLSGGTPGPHKIQGIGAGFVPEVLNIDLIDEVIQIDSETAVSYSRRLAREEGILSGISAGAALAAAIQVGQRPENAGKLIVAVQPSNGERYLSTVLFNNLPPNQVADLSALRGDLISV